Proteins from a genomic interval of Streptomyces sp. Tu6071:
- the lysA gene encoding diaminopimelate decarboxylase, whose product MSRSAHPAGPRHGDVLPEGHYAAPPADLNALDPKVWARTVRREGTEEGALSVGGVPVTRLAEEFGTPAYFLDEEDFRTRCRDWRSAFGEGADVFYAGKAFLSRAVVRWLHEEGLNLDVCSGGELLTALDAGMPAARIAFHGNNKTAAEIERAVAAGVGRIVVDSFQELVRVAHTAQALGRVQRVQIRVTVGVEAHTHEFIATAHEDQKFGLALAGGQAAEAVRRALTLDGIELVGIHSHIGSQIFDMAGFEVSARRVVGLLAEIRDEHGVELPEIDLGGGLGIAYTSDDDPREPHEIAKALGDIVTRECESAGLAVPRISVEPGRAIVGPTAFTLYEVGTIKPLEGLRTYVSVDGGMSDNIRTALYDAEYSVALASRTSDAAPMLVRVVGKHCESGDIVVRDAFLPADLAPGDLLAVPATGAYCRSMASNYNHALRPPVVAVRDGQARVVVRRETEEDLLRLDVG is encoded by the coding sequence ATGAGCCGTTCCGCCCACCCCGCCGGTCCCCGCCACGGAGACGTCCTGCCCGAGGGCCACTACGCGGCCCCGCCCGCCGACCTCAACGCCCTCGACCCGAAGGTCTGGGCCCGTACCGTCCGCCGCGAGGGCACCGAGGAAGGCGCGCTCAGCGTCGGCGGCGTGCCCGTCACGCGCCTGGCCGAGGAGTTCGGCACGCCCGCGTACTTCCTCGACGAGGAGGACTTCAGGACCCGTTGCCGCGACTGGCGCTCCGCCTTCGGCGAGGGCGCCGACGTCTTCTACGCGGGCAAGGCGTTCCTCAGCCGCGCCGTCGTGCGCTGGCTCCACGAGGAGGGCCTCAACCTCGACGTGTGCTCGGGTGGCGAGCTGCTCACCGCGCTCGACGCGGGGATGCCCGCCGCGCGCATCGCCTTCCACGGCAACAACAAGACGGCGGCCGAGATCGAGCGCGCCGTCGCCGCCGGGGTCGGCCGCATCGTCGTCGACTCCTTCCAGGAACTCGTCCGCGTCGCCCACACCGCGCAGGCGCTCGGCCGCGTCCAGCGCGTGCAGATCCGCGTCACCGTCGGCGTCGAGGCGCACACCCACGAGTTCATCGCGACCGCGCACGAGGACCAGAAGTTCGGCCTCGCGCTCGCCGGGGGACAGGCCGCCGAGGCCGTGCGCCGCGCGCTCACCCTCGACGGCATCGAACTCGTCGGCATCCACTCGCACATCGGCTCGCAGATCTTCGACATGGCGGGCTTCGAGGTCTCCGCGCGCCGCGTCGTCGGGCTGCTCGCCGAGATCCGCGACGAGCACGGCGTCGAACTGCCCGAGATCGACCTCGGCGGCGGCCTCGGCATCGCGTACACCTCCGACGACGACCCGCGCGAGCCGCACGAGATCGCCAAGGCGCTCGGCGACATCGTCACGCGCGAGTGCGAGAGCGCCGGGCTCGCCGTGCCCCGCATCTCCGTCGAGCCGGGCCGCGCCATCGTCGGGCCCACGGCCTTCACGCTGTACGAGGTCGGCACGATCAAGCCGCTGGAGGGGCTGCGCACGTACGTCTCCGTCGACGGCGGCATGTCGGACAACATCCGCACCGCGCTCTACGACGCCGAGTACTCCGTCGCGCTCGCCTCGCGGACCTCGGACGCCGCGCCGATGCTCGTCCGCGTCGTGGGCAAGCACTGTGAGAGTGGCGACATCGTCGTGCGCGACGCCTTCCTGCCCGCCGACCTCGCGCCGGGCGATCTGCTCGCCGTGCCGGCCACGGGCGCGTACTGCCGCTCGATGGCGAGCAACTACAACCACGCGCTGCGCCCGCCCGTCGTGGCCGTACGGGACGGGCAGGCCCGCGTCGTCGTGCGGCGCGAGACGGAGGAGGACCTGCTCAGGCTCGACGTCGGCTGA
- the nrtL gene encoding ArgS-related anticodon-binding protein NrtL, with amino-acid sequence MTPAELSRTVLGALRRAVAAGEVDSVAADVLARVTVAVPRPGGYGDYACNVALVAAGAARTSPLALAALLRERLRHDPRLADVRVTGPGFLNFALADPGTYERDLVAETLAPRYGDALAGHHVTLRPLGARAHVLAEAVARLTRAQGGEVRVRTDHGEPLRAAPPSAQTAPLDPESRRWALLHTAPADRPRLDAALLVQRVENPLFLVRYAHSRALALVRNAAALGYAPEPGDSGPHAAPLLALLAEHPAVLRRAAEHRAPDRLARRLVRVADALLDLHDRTGGLLPLGGLKPGAAHRARLALAEAAGTVLAGGLTLLGISAPPYV; translated from the coding sequence GTGACCCCCGCAGAACTCTCCCGCACCGTCCTCGGTGCGCTGCGGCGTGCCGTCGCGGCGGGGGAGGTGGACTCCGTGGCCGCGGATGTGCTCGCGCGGGTCACCGTCGCCGTGCCGCGGCCCGGGGGGTACGGGGACTACGCCTGCAATGTCGCGCTCGTCGCGGCCGGGGCCGCTCGCACCAGCCCGCTCGCCCTCGCCGCCCTCCTGCGCGAGCGGCTGCGGCACGATCCGCGCCTCGCCGACGTCCGCGTCACCGGGCCCGGCTTCCTCAACTTCGCGCTCGCCGATCCCGGCACGTACGAGCGCGACCTCGTCGCCGAGACCCTCGCGCCCCGGTACGGCGACGCCCTCGCCGGTCACCACGTCACGCTCCGGCCCCTCGGCGCGCGCGCACACGTCCTCGCCGAGGCCGTCGCACGCCTCACCCGCGCACAAGGCGGCGAGGTGCGCGTACGCACGGACCACGGCGAGCCCCTCCGCGCCGCGCCCCCCTCCGCGCAGACCGCCCCCCTCGACCCCGAGTCGCGCCGCTGGGCCCTCCTGCACACCGCCCCCGCCGACCGCCCGCGCCTCGACGCCGCCCTCCTCGTGCAGCGCGTCGAGAACCCCCTCTTCCTCGTGCGGTACGCGCACTCCCGCGCCCTCGCCCTCGTGCGCAACGCCGCCGCTCTCGGGTACGCGCCCGAGCCCGGCGACAGCGGTCCGCACGCCGCGCCGCTGCTCGCGCTGCTCGCCGAGCACCCCGCCGTGCTGCGCCGCGCCGCCGAGCACCGCGCGCCCGACCGGCTCGCGCGCCGTCTCGTGCGCGTCGCCGACGCCCTTCTCGATCTCCACGACCGCACCGGCGGGCTGCTGCCGCTCGGCGGGCTCAAACCCGGGGCCGCCCACCGCGCCCGGCTCGCCCTCGCCGAAGCCGCCGGGACGGTGCTCGCCGGTGGCCTGACCCTGCTCGGCATCAGCGCGCCCCCGTACGTCTGA
- a CDS encoding response regulator, whose translation MPGATGRVLVVDDNKMIRQLIRVNLELEGFEVVTAADGAECLEIVHEVRPDVITLDLVMPRLDGVRTAERLRADPRTSHVPLAMVSASGAEEADRSLPDIDLFLAKPFEPECLVAAVRELAERGRRVSVDKKEEGE comes from the coding sequence GTGCCAGGGGCGACCGGCCGGGTTCTTGTGGTCGACGACAACAAGATGATCCGGCAGCTGATCAGGGTCAATCTCGAACTGGAAGGCTTCGAGGTGGTGACCGCGGCCGATGGTGCCGAGTGCCTGGAGATCGTGCACGAGGTGCGGCCCGACGTCATCACGCTCGACCTCGTCATGCCCCGGCTCGACGGCGTGCGGACCGCCGAGCGGCTGCGCGCCGATCCCCGTACGAGCCACGTGCCGCTCGCCATGGTCAGTGCCTCCGGCGCCGAGGAGGCCGACCGCTCGCTCCCCGACATCGACCTCTTCCTCGCCAAGCCCTTCGAGCCCGAGTGCCTCGTCGCCGCCGTGCGGGAACTCGCCGAGCGCGGACGCCGCGTCTCGGTCGACAAGAAGGAGGAGGGGGAGTAG
- a CDS encoding tyrosine-type recombinase/integrase yields the protein MKLWQITKTGRKSRPYRLRWKVAGEVHGDTFASLALAESRESELRQAINRRGEPFEIESGLPESEVRAAAEETARKAAEAEAAAVLDWFAFCRVYVARRWRGSAAKTREGIADGLATGTLGMLKPGEGSPDAEVLRLAFRWGVVPAHKDAEPPEELREAFGWLLAGTRPLADLADTAVVEDVLHHLAHRLDGKPAAGDTHKRRRRAVNTAFEYAVMAGELPENPFTRSRGKRAGSQDVVDPRVLVNPVQARQLLAAASYVGSWHRARGRRLVAFYAVMYYAALRPAEVVGLRRADCDLPEEGWGTLTLWETRPVAGKQWTDSGERHDRRGLKAREVKTDRPVPIPPILVAILRKHLDTFGTAKEGRVFGNERGDVVGSSTYWRVWEEARGLALPPDRVASPLAGRPYDLRHACITRWLNAGVPVAEVARRVGNSPEVIHRRYQGCIDGHEQVANDKIARAMEEDGDTVA from the coding sequence GTGAAGCTTTGGCAGATCACGAAGACCGGGCGGAAGTCGCGTCCGTACCGCCTGCGGTGGAAGGTCGCGGGAGAGGTGCACGGCGACACCTTCGCCTCGCTCGCGCTGGCGGAGAGCCGAGAGAGCGAGCTGCGCCAGGCCATCAACCGGCGCGGCGAGCCGTTCGAGATCGAAAGCGGCCTCCCTGAGTCGGAAGTGCGAGCCGCCGCCGAGGAGACCGCGCGCAAGGCTGCGGAAGCCGAAGCGGCTGCCGTGCTCGACTGGTTCGCGTTCTGCCGGGTGTACGTGGCCCGGCGGTGGCGGGGGAGTGCGGCGAAGACCCGGGAGGGGATCGCGGACGGGCTGGCGACAGGGACGCTTGGGATGCTCAAGCCGGGGGAGGGGTCGCCGGATGCGGAGGTGCTGCGGCTCGCGTTCCGGTGGGGCGTCGTGCCCGCGCACAAGGACGCTGAGCCGCCCGAGGAGCTGCGGGAGGCGTTCGGCTGGCTGCTCGCCGGCACGCGCCCGCTCGCCGACCTGGCCGACACCGCCGTCGTGGAGGACGTGCTTCACCACCTGGCGCACCGCCTCGACGGGAAGCCGGCGGCGGGTGACACGCACAAGCGGCGCCGCCGTGCGGTGAACACCGCGTTCGAGTACGCGGTGATGGCGGGGGAGCTCCCGGAGAACCCGTTCACCCGCTCACGGGGGAAGCGGGCCGGCTCGCAGGACGTCGTGGATCCGCGCGTCCTCGTGAACCCCGTACAGGCCCGGCAGCTCCTCGCGGCAGCTTCGTACGTGGGTTCGTGGCATCGGGCGCGTGGGCGGCGCCTGGTGGCCTTCTACGCCGTCATGTACTACGCCGCCCTGCGTCCCGCCGAGGTCGTCGGACTCCGGCGCGCGGACTGCGACTTGCCCGAGGAGGGGTGGGGGACGCTCACGTTGTGGGAGACGCGTCCCGTGGCGGGGAAGCAGTGGACGGACTCGGGGGAGCGGCACGATCGGCGCGGTCTGAAAGCCCGTGAGGTCAAGACCGACCGGCCCGTCCCGATTCCGCCCATCCTCGTCGCCATCCTCCGCAAGCACCTGGACACCTTCGGGACCGCGAAGGAGGGCCGCGTCTTCGGGAACGAGCGCGGGGACGTCGTGGGCTCCTCGACGTACTGGCGGGTGTGGGAGGAAGCCCGCGGGCTCGCCCTTCCGCCCGATCGGGTCGCCTCCCCGCTCGCGGGGCGCCCGTACGACCTCCGGCACGCCTGCATCACCCGGTGGCTCAACGCGGGTGTCCCCGTCGCCGAGGTCGCCCGGCGCGTCGGCAACTCCCCGGAGGTCATCCACCGCCGGTATCAGGGCTGCATCGACGGGCATGAGCAGGTGGCCAACGACAAGATCGCGCGAGCGATGGAAGAGGACGGCGACACAGTCGCCTGA
- a CDS encoding helix-turn-helix transcriptional regulator: protein MPTRTPDEKMTISEVIADLKVAPATFYRWRQLGRAPRSIKLPNGAVRIRRSEYERWLSEREDAA, encoded by the coding sequence ATGCCCACCCGTACGCCTGACGAGAAGATGACGATTTCCGAAGTGATCGCGGACTTGAAGGTTGCCCCCGCGACCTTCTACCGCTGGCGCCAGCTGGGGCGCGCCCCCCGCTCCATCAAGCTCCCGAACGGCGCCGTGCGCATCCGCCGCTCGGAGTACGAGCGCTGGCTGAGCGAGCGGGAGGACGCCGCGTGA
- a CDS encoding DUF3631 domain-containing protein, translated as MNTEPIDGAELLNEVEQFHRRFNVFPHDDAYAAVALWDAHAHLLDAFDSTPRLAFLSPEPGSGKSRALEIVETLVPQPMVAVNASAAALFRAVSSGEGRPTILFDEIDTIFGPKAGENEELRGFLNAGHRRTGVTYRCIGDGGQQSVVAFPSYCGVAVAGIGTLPDTILTRSIVIRMRRRARNEHVEPFRARLHEREGNALRDRLAQWAEQVHGQITEAWPEMPEGVTDRPADVWEPLLAVADAAGGDWPQRARAACLTLVRAAQDTDKHSLGIRLLTDLRDHVLIGVDKLPTIAILDRLNALEDAPWADLDGKPLDNRRLSRLLGEYMTSANEPVRSRNIRTAGGVLKGFHATDLHDAWTRYCPPPPGGAATTATPLQHSSEGATP; from the coding sequence GTGAACACCGAACCCATCGACGGGGCCGAACTGCTCAACGAGGTCGAGCAGTTCCACCGCCGCTTCAACGTCTTCCCCCACGACGACGCGTACGCCGCCGTCGCCCTGTGGGATGCACACGCCCACCTCCTCGACGCCTTCGACTCCACCCCCCGCCTCGCTTTCCTCAGCCCCGAGCCCGGCTCGGGCAAGTCCCGCGCGCTGGAGATCGTGGAGACCCTCGTCCCGCAGCCGATGGTGGCCGTCAACGCGAGCGCCGCCGCCCTTTTCCGGGCCGTCTCCTCCGGCGAGGGCCGACCCACGATCCTCTTCGACGAGATCGATACCATCTTCGGGCCCAAGGCCGGGGAGAACGAGGAACTGCGCGGCTTCCTCAATGCCGGACACCGCCGGACCGGCGTCACCTACCGGTGCATCGGGGACGGCGGACAGCAAAGCGTCGTCGCCTTCCCCTCGTACTGCGGCGTCGCCGTCGCCGGGATCGGGACTCTCCCGGACACGATCCTCACCCGCTCCATCGTCATCCGCATGCGCCGCCGCGCCCGCAACGAGCACGTCGAGCCCTTCCGCGCCCGACTCCACGAACGCGAGGGCAACGCGCTGCGCGACCGCCTGGCCCAGTGGGCCGAGCAGGTCCACGGGCAGATCACCGAGGCATGGCCCGAGATGCCCGAAGGCGTCACCGACCGGCCCGCCGACGTCTGGGAACCCCTCCTCGCCGTCGCCGACGCGGCAGGCGGCGACTGGCCCCAGCGCGCCCGCGCCGCCTGCCTCACCCTCGTCCGCGCCGCTCAGGACACCGACAAGCACAGCCTCGGCATCCGCCTTCTCACCGACCTGCGGGACCACGTCCTCATCGGCGTCGACAAGCTCCCCACCATCGCCATCCTCGACCGGCTCAACGCCCTCGAAGACGCCCCCTGGGCCGACCTCGACGGCAAACCCCTCGACAACCGCCGCCTCTCGCGCCTCCTCGGCGAATACATGACCTCCGCGAACGAGCCCGTCCGCTCCCGCAACATCCGCACCGCCGGCGGCGTCCTCAAGGGTTTCCACGCAACCGATCTGCACGACGCCTGGACCCGCTACTGCCCGCCCCCGCCCGGAGGCGCGGCTACGACCGCTACGCCGCTACAGCACAGCTCAGAGGGGGCGACTCCGTAG
- a CDS encoding bifunctional DNA primase/polymerase, whose protein sequence is MNAPLLAAALTCAERGWPVFPLRPGSKRPALHGETNCPRTGPCGPGHLGWEQRATTDPDRLRRAWASGDYNVGLATGPANLVVIDLDVPKPGTEGPDGAAHLRALAEQHGQPVPSTRTVRTPSGGTHLYFPAPAAARLRNTAGTLAPLVDTRAWGGYVVAPGSILPTGQYESVAPFALRPLPPWLRGLLTPPHPCEQARAATTGRQVYGSAYARAALDGEGGNVRTAREGTRNATLLRAARALGRLIAAGDLTRPVVETALQGAGEAAGLGAAECAATIRSALNWSLAHNTAGRQAA, encoded by the coding sequence CCGGCAGCAAGCGCCCCGCCCTCCACGGCGAAACCAACTGCCCCCGCACCGGCCCGTGCGGGCCCGGCCACCTCGGCTGGGAGCAGCGTGCCACCACCGACCCCGACCGCCTCCGCCGCGCCTGGGCGAGCGGGGACTACAACGTCGGCCTGGCCACCGGCCCCGCCAACCTCGTCGTCATCGACCTCGACGTGCCCAAGCCGGGCACCGAAGGCCCGGACGGCGCCGCCCACCTGCGGGCGCTCGCCGAGCAGCACGGGCAGCCGGTACCGAGTACGCGCACCGTGCGTACCCCTTCCGGCGGGACGCACCTGTACTTCCCCGCCCCCGCCGCCGCCCGCCTCCGCAACACGGCCGGGACCCTCGCCCCGCTCGTGGACACCCGCGCGTGGGGCGGCTACGTCGTCGCCCCCGGCAGCATCCTCCCCACCGGCCAGTACGAGAGCGTCGCGCCGTTCGCCCTGCGGCCCCTGCCGCCCTGGCTGCGGGGCTTGCTGACGCCCCCGCACCCGTGCGAGCAGGCACGCGCCGCCACCACGGGGCGGCAGGTGTACGGAAGCGCCTACGCCCGTGCCGCGCTCGACGGGGAGGGCGGCAACGTGCGCACCGCCCGCGAGGGAACCCGCAACGCCACCCTGCTGCGCGCCGCCCGCGCCCTCGGCCGCCTCATCGCCGCCGGCGACCTCACCCGACCCGTAGTCGAGACCGCTCTTCAAGGAGCGGGGGAGGCCGCCGGATTGGGCGCCGCCGAGTGCGCAGCCACCATCCGCAGCGCCCTGAACTGGTCCCTCGCCCACAACACGGCAGGGAGGCAGGCCGCATGA